Genomic window (Candidatus Omnitrophota bacterium):
ACTATGACTCTGATGGGCCTGGGCGCGATGCCGGTGGATCATCCCCTGTCTTTGGGAATGCTCGGGATGCATGCGGCACTTTACACCAACTACGTGCTGGAAGAGTGTGATCTCCTGATTGCGGCAGGCGTGCGCTTTGACGACCGCGCCACCGGCAAAGTGGAGGCCTTCTGCCCGCAGGCGCAGATCATACACATAGATATCGATCCCAGCGAACTGGACAAAATCAAGACAGCGCATGTGGGCATTACCGGGGACGTGGGCCAGGTCTTGAAAGCAATGTTGCCGCAAATCCAAAAGCAGGACCGGCGGGCCTGGCTCACACGTGTTCAAGAACTCAAGGAGCAATTCCCTTTGCAGATTCCGGGAGCAAAAAACCCCTTGAGCCCTTACGGCATCTTGTTGCATGTGGCGGAGCTTCTGGACGACGAGGCTATCATTGCCACCGATGTGGGGCAGCACCAGATGTGGGCGGCTCAAGTGTACCCTCTGCGACGCGAACGCCAATGGCTGACTTCCGGAGGATTGGGCACCATGGGTTTTGGGTTTCCCACTGCTATCGGGGCAGCCTTGGCCAAACCGGACCGCACGGTTGTGTGCTTCAGCGGAGACGGCAGTTTCTTGATGAACATCCAGGAGCTCGCCACAGCCGCCGAAGAAAACACCAACGTGAAGATTATCCTGATGAACAACAACTCCCTGGGATTGGTGCACCAGCAGCAGGACATGTTCTA
Coding sequences:
- a CDS encoding acetolactate synthase large subunit, whose protein sequence is TMTLMGLGAMPVDHPLSLGMLGMHAALYTNYVLEECDLLIAAGVRFDDRATGKVEAFCPQAQIIHIDIDPSELDKIKTAHVGITGDVGQVLKAMLPQIQKQDRRAWLTRVQELKEQFPLQIPGAKNPLSPYGILLHVAELLDDEAIIATDVGQHQMWAAQVYPLRRERQWLTSGGLGTMGFGFPTAIGAALAKPDRTVVCFSGDGSFLMNIQELATAAEENTNVKIILMNNNSLGLVHQQQDMFYGQRLFAVDYKQHVDYVRIAEGFGVKAYDLGKAESPHKTLAQALYEKGPCLIHVPIDVEEKVYPMVPPGAANKDMIGGEANVPA